The following is a genomic window from Bacteroidia bacterium.
CAGGTTGTTGGGGAGTACATGCCCACCACAAACCAGAAATTCCCATCAAAAGGAACAGCCCCCGATATTTTTTTAATATATTCATAGATAGTAGTAGTTAGTGATGAGGAAGTTAGTGAAAATCGAAAAATAGTACTAAAGGAAAAAGAAAGTACTGCTTTGAGGAACAAAAACAAGCGCGTACTTTTGCGTACTGAAAGATTGGAAAAGACCTGAGTGTGTTCAAAATTCCCCCGACCCCTGATCCATAAACCGGACATATCATCTTTTTTGCAATTGGCTGAATCTGAATTCATACCGATTGTAGATGTGCGTTCGCCAGGCGAATTTTTTGCCGGGCACATTCCCGGTGCAGTAAATATTCCAATATTTGACAATGAAGAACGAAAAACGGTAGGGATTTTGTACAAGCAGAGGGGCAGGGAAGAAGCCATCTTAAAAGGATTGGAAATTGTAGGACCAAAGATGGCAGGATTTGTACATAACGCATTGGCACTCACTACTCAAAAAAAGCTCAATGTCCATTGCTGGCGGGGAGGAATGAGAAGTGAAAGTATGGCACTGTTGTGGAAAACAGTGGGTTTTGAGGTCAATGTTTTGCCGGGCGGATATAAAGCATACCGGCAAAAAGTTCTTTCAGATTTTGAACAACCGTTGCAGTTGATTGTACTTGGCGGAAAAACCGGTTCAGGGAAAACAGAAATTCTGCAGGAACTGAAAAAAGCAGGAGAACAGATCATTGATCTTGAGTCACTGGCCTGCCATAAAGGTTCTTCATTTGGTGCAATCGGCCAGCTACCCCAGCCTAGCGTGGAGCAGTTTGAAAATAATCTGCATCAAGCATTTTTACAGCTGGATAGCCGGAGAAGGATATGGGTGGAAGATGAAAGCCATGCGATTGGCCGGGTATATATTCCTCATCCATTCTGGACTCAAATGGTAGCGGCACCGGTAATGGTGGTAGAAGTACCGTTGCAGGAACGGGTAAAAAGGTTGATTAATGAATATGCAGGAGCGCCAAAAGAAGAGATTTCCGACGCTTTGCTTCGTATTCAGAAAAGATTGGGGGGACAACAATTAAAGCAGGCGATGAAGTCTCTGAATGAAAATGATTTTGCCACAGGGGCAGAAATTGCCCTTCAGTATTACGATAAAACTTATTCACACGGACTGAGTCAAAGATCTCCGTCTCAAATTCATACACTGGCCGTTGGCCAGGATAATCCGAAAATAACCGCAATTCAACTCATTGAATATTGTCAACAATTACCCAGATGATACAACCTGACCAAATCAGACTTACTCAATACAGCCATGGTGCCGGATGTGGATGTAAAATATCTCCGAAGGTATTGGAATCTATCCTCCATACGACCCAACAAATTCTTCCCAACCCCAATCTGCTGGTTGGCAATGAATCCCGGGATGATGCTGCGGTTTACGATTTGGGAGACGGTACTGCGATCATCAGCACTACTGATTTTTTTATGCCGATCGTGGACGATGGGTTTGACTTTGGCCGGATCGCCTCTGTCAATGCCATCAGCGATGTATATGCCATGGGCGGTACGCCTATGTTAGCTATCGCCATACTCGGATGGCCGGTGGACAAGCTCCCGCCAGAAGCGGCAAGAGCTGTGCTCGAAGGTGCAAGGGCAGCCTGTGCGGAAGCCAAAATCCCGCTGGCAGGCGGCCATAGCATTGACAGCCCGGAGCCGATATTTGGCCTCGCAGTTACGGGTCGGGTAAATGTTGCCAATATTCGCAAAAATACCGGCGGGCTTCCCGGATGCAAATTATTCCTTACCAAACCCCTGGGCGTGGGGGTTCTCACTACTGCGATGAAAAAGGGCATTCTGAAGGACGAGCACAAAGATATTGCCCGGGATTCGATGATTAAACTCAACCAGGCAGGTGAAATATTTGCACGTTATGCCTACGTCAAAGCCATTACCGACGTAACGGGCTTTGGATTGCTGGGCCATCTCGCCGAAATGTGCGAAGGAAGTCGCCTCAGCGCCGTAGTGTACGCCTCCCAGGTTCCCGTCATTCCGGAAGCAAAATTATATATCGAACAAAACGCCATCCCCGGCGGCACGCACCGTAACTGGGATAGCTATGGCCATAAGGTCAGCGAAATCTCCGACTATCAAAAAAACATCCTCTGCGACCCACAAACCAGCGGCGGACTACTGATTGCCGTGGTCGGCGAATATGAAAATGAGTTTACCCAACTGGCCCGCAGCCTGGGCATGGAACTTACCAGTTTTGGATACCTGACCAACAAACAGGATGTTTTGATTGAAGTGAAGTAGTTTTTCTGAATGAAAAAGTATTTTCAAATTTCTGTTTGGGCACGTTTCCAAATTTAGGGCTGCTTACTCAAACAAGATAATTTGCTAAAAGCGCAACTCAAGGCGCTGGGCATGCAGCAGGTGGGCTTAGTTCCGGTACTTGTGATTGATTACGAGGGCATAGCTGTCGTCGTCAAGGGAAAGATAACCTTGTTCGAACACAAAATAATATACATCGCCGCGCGAGGTGCGGTGCTGGTGTGTGAAGTAGTGGAAATTGAAACCCCGATCGCGAAGAACTTCACCACTTACACGCGTTTTATCTCTGGGGTTGAGTGTGCTGAGAATTTGGTGGTTTTTTCGCAATACACGATTTATGCGGCGAAATAATTCGCTGGGTGAAGTCTTTTGCCGGTCTTCGGATCGGAGAGAGCGTAAACATGCGCAAAGCAGATATATACGTGGAACGCAAATCTGTATTCATCAAAGCCGGTAAAGGAAAAAAAGACCGTTATTCGGTGCTCTCCGATAAAATGGCCTGCCTGCTGGAAGAATACCTGCGCACTTATCGGCCCGCTTACTGGCTCTTCGAAGGGCAGGAAGGGGGGTAGTACAGCAGCCGGAGCATTCAGCAGATTTTCTGGTACGCGGTAGAAAAAGCGGGAGCCAATCCATACTCGACCGTGCATACCCTCAGGCACTCCTTTGCAACCCATCTGCTGGAGCGGGGCATGGACCTGCGGTATATTCAAAGCCTGCTGGGACACAGCAGCAGCGAAACAACAGAGATCTACACCCATACTTCGGCTTCGCTCATCACAAGTATCACACAAAAGCAAAAGAAAAACTTTGCAGCCCACTGGATTTTCTGGATATTGACTTATGAAATTACTTGCCCTGATTCATCATCTGGATTTGTCCATTTGCCTAACGCCTGTTCGTAGCGGGGTATTTTTGAAATCAGCGTTTGGAAGGAACTAAAGGTTGGGGAATAAAGAATAGGCGCTATATGGCGAGTAGCAAGATGTTGGCACTCATTGTAAAAAACGCTTCTATGAAAATTTATTCCTTGATTATAGCGTTATCGGTTGGATTTAACTTCATGATTTATGGACAGAGTCACCGTGATTCTTTGCAGACAAAAATTATCAGAGTGGATAATTTAAAGGATTTAGATAAATTGACTTTCAATTTTTGTGATTCGTTTTCTATCGAAGTTAATGGATTATATCCAGTCTTGGACACACTGCCTTCGTTGATAAATGATAGTACCTTGATAAAGGTTTTGTTAATTAAAAAGGGATTTACCCAAGTTGACTGGGGTTCTGGCAACTGGGAAAAAGGTCCAAGATTTTTATATTTAAAGTTTAAAAAAGGTGATTGTACCTGTAAGACATTTAAAAAGTATTACTACAACAAAAAGATGAACGATGGATCTTATGATTTACGGATTTCTGAAAGAATGATTTGTAATTCTGATAAATTCATGGATGATTAAAAAAACAACGAGTGCCAACACGTGGTATAGTTTATTGCCGTTGCAGTGCCAGTTTTAAGGTTTTCACTTATATTAAAGTTCAGTGTAACTTGATAGGAAAGTGCTTCGAAATCGGCAACAAACCATACCACCAACGTTAGGTGCTAAAAAAATAGACGAAATGATAGGTGCAATAATTGGAGACATAGTTGGGTCCAGGTTTGAGAAGAAGAATCTAAAAAGTAAGGACTTTGAATTGTTTACAAAACAATCAAGATTCACAGATGATACTGTACTAACCATTGCGATAGCCGATTGCATCCTAAATTCTAAAGGATATGAAAAAACTGTAAAAAAATATGGAAGAACCTATCCATTTGCTGGTTACGGAGGGGCTTTTAAAAAGTGGTTGGCGGGAATAACCAGTGGCCCGTATAATAGTTGGGGAAATGGCTCGGCTATGAGAGTAAGCCCAGTCGGATTTGCATTTGATGAAGTAGAAAAAGTTTTGGAAGAAGCTCGAAAGAGTGCTGTAATAACACATAACCATGAAGAAGGCATTAAAGGGGCACAAGCAATTGCATTATCCGTATTTCTTGCAAAAAATGGAAGCAAAAAGCAAGAAATTAAAGAATTTATAGAAGTTAAATTTGGTTATGATTTGAACAGAACGATAGATGAAATAAGGCTTGTTTACGAATTTGATGTTAGTTGTCAAGGAAGTGTACCAGAATCAATAATTGCTTTTTTAGAGTCAGATAGTTTTGAAGACGCTATTAGAACGGCAATTTCGATTGGAGGAGATAGTGATACAATTGCATCTATGACAGGTGCAATCTCAGAAGCATACTATAAATCGGTACCCCAAGAGTTTATAGAAAAGATGAATGAATATTTACCGAAAGAGTTCAGGAAAATAATTGAAGAATTCAAAAACAAATACAGCACCTAACCCAGGCTTGCTGTCCATGCCGCCGAACAGCCAGCCCGCAAAGCCAACGCACGGCGGCACGGCAGCAAGCCAACCGTTAGCGGTCATTGTAAAAGACGACAAGACAACTATAAAGCGACAGACAGAAAATGAAAAAAGCCAACGCTTCGACAAAATCAAAAGAGGTGCAACCCCGCCCACAAGCCGACACGCGGCTGCACCACATTTGCTTTTGCCCCATCGCACAAAGACCGTTCTTCGTAGCAAATCATTTCATAAAAGTCTACCTTTGAAAAAAAAATAAAACATGAAATGGATAACAAGAGAACGACCAAAGATTGACCGCATTGCTTGTCCGTGGCTAATTAAAAGATTTATTGATAAAAATGCCGAAATAATTTATGTTCCCTTCAACGAAGTAATCACCAAAGCCAGTGAACTTAAAGCAACCCCGTTTGATGTGCCTGATGTAGAGTTCACACATTACAATGACCATTGCACATTTGATTACTTCATTAAGAAATATAAAATTACAGACCCCGCACTTCATACAGTCGCAATTATTGTTCGAGGTGCTGATACTGATAGGCACGACATTGCAAATCAGTCAAGCGGGTTATGGGCAATATCCGCAGGACTTTCTCAAAATATAAAAGACGATCATCAATTATTGGAAAAAGGTTTTATTATTTATGATGCCTTATACACTTGGGCAAAATATTTACAAAATGAAATCCACACGCAAAGCCCATTTGAAAATTTATTGTTAGATGTTTTCAATAAATTTTTAAAAGAGAAAGCAGGAACAAAAAAGAAAACGCCTTCATGGGCAAAAGAGTTGAAAGAAATCCTACAAGACCAGATTGACACGAACCTTGCGCTAAGCTTAAAAGAAATTTCAAAAAACCTTGATGTCAATCCCTCCTACCTGTCAAGAGAATTTTCCAAATATTTTGAAGACCTTTCTTATGGTGAATACATTCGCAAATTGCGAATTGAAAAAGCCATCCAGTTAATTCATTCTCCAAAGTATTCACTCACCGAAATTGCTTACCTCACAGGTTTTTCAGACCAAAGCCATTTCACACGCATCTTCAAAAAACACACAGGTAAAAATCCTTCAGTTTTCAGAAAAAATATTCTGAAAAGTAAACCACATACAAAAAGTTAATTCCGTTCTATTTTTTCAAAAACGATCTCATCAAATTTGTATTCGCAAATTTATCAAGCATGAAATGGATAACAAGAGAACGACCAAAGATTGACCGCATCGCTTGCCCGTGGTTAATCAAAAACTTTGTGGACAAAGAAGCAGAGTTTATTTATGTTCCAACTGAACAGGTGCTGACGAAAGCAAAAGAACTGGATGCAATTCCTTTTGACATTCCTAAAGTTGAGTATTCACACGAAGGAGAGTTTTGCACCTTTGACACCATCATCAAGAAACACAATCTCACCGACCCTGCATTACATCAACTTGCAGTTATTGTCCGTGGTGCAGACACAGACCGTTTTGATTTAGCAAAACAAGCCGCGGGACTTTGGGCAATATCCGCAGGACTTTCTCACAACATAAAAGACGACCACGAAATGCTGAAAGTGGGAATGAAAATTTATGATGCGCTTTACAGTTGGGCTAAATATGTTTCTGATGAACGCCACACATGGAATCCAAATCTTAAAGTATAATGAGCAACAAAAAAATAAAATTATTAATTTACTAAAAGCAAAATAAAATGAAATATATTATTTCTTTGATGGGTTTCTTGATGATACTTGGTTTCTCCTCAGCACAGCAAAAAACAATCAAGCAGAGTAAAGTGCCACAAAATGTTCAGGATGCTTTAAAAACAAAATTTCCTGATGCAACAAAAAACAAATGGACGATTGAAAATAATTCATATACCGCAAAGTGTAAACAGGGAAAGAAAAAACTTTATGCTGCTTTCAGTGCAGACGGAAAATGGTTGAAAACGACCGTTATCATTCAGTGGAAAGAAGTTCCTGAAGTAGTAAAAACAGCTTACAATATAAGCACCAATAAAAATGCTAATGAAAAATGGAAGACAGAAAAGGTTACACAAATTGATTCTTCTGATGGAACGACAATATATGTTGTGGAAATGGATAATGAATGGTTTATTCCCTCTGATTCAGATGCGCCAAATGAAACATGCGAAATTTATATTTCTTCGACAGGAAAAATAATTAAGACAATTAGAAAGGGATGACCTGTAATTGTGATAAAGCCTGACGAATCATTGGGTAAAATATAAAGTTTTAATCGGCAAAATTGAGGACAAAAAATAATTTTTAACAAGTGACAGATATTAAAATCACAAAGCCGTTTATCACATTGCTTGTTCTCCTTGTGACAACAAGCAATTTTCTTTTTGCACAGCAAACAGGGTTATTGACTATCCAGGATGCCACACAGTTTGTAGCGAAAAACTATCCTGCATTAAAAGCAAAACAAGCTGACTTCAATGCAGCCGAAAAAAATATTTCTCTTGCTAAAATTTCACTTGTTCCTTCGTTGGATGCTTCGTATCAATTCAACTATTCAACTTACAACAACATCACGGGTTTGTTTTTTCCGCAGGGAATTTTACCAATCAGTGGTCCGCCTTCGGCAACAAATAATTATTCGGGAACTGTTGGAAGTGCAGGAAGTTTATACATGAATTGGCAGCCCATCACTTTCGGACTTCGGACAGCACAAATAAAATTAGCCAATGCAGATGCTTCCAATAAAAATTACGATTTGCAAAATGAAATTTTCAAACAGCAACTAAATCTTATCAGTGTTTACTTGGATGCACTTGTTACCGATGAAGTAGTAAAAGTGTATCAGGAAAATTTACAGCGGACAAATTTTAATTTCTCATTATCAAAATCTTTGACAGTTTCAGGTTTGCGACCCGGAGTTGACACTGCACTTTTCGCTGCTGAAAAAGCAAAAGCAGAAATTGATTTGATGAATGTTCAGAAACAATTTTCTGTTCAGCAAATTATTCTATCACAGCAGTTAGGTTCTGACAGCGTGAAAATTTCAATGGACACAACCTATTTTCATCATCTTCCAAAAGCATTTGACAACACTGCAAAAATTTCATCTCATCCTTTTTACAATCTTTATCTAAGTCAGGTTGAATATCAAAAAGCAAAAGAGAAAACTATCAAGTTAGATGTTCTTCCAAAATTAAATTTGTGGGGAATAACTTATGCCAGAGGTTCGGGTGCAGGTTCAAATACACCGACTGATGGCTTTACTTTCAGTCGTTACAACTACGGTGCAGGTGTGCAACTCACAATGCCACTACTCCATTTTGCCGATGTGAGATTAAAATATAAGCAACAACAATTCCTAACGCAATCGTTTGAAGAAAAATTAAATCAAGTTGATTTGGATTTAAGAAAGCAACAGGAAATTTCTGACACCACTTATGCAAACGCAATCAGAATAATCAGCAAAACAGAAATTCAACTTTCCGCTTCGCAATATGCTTACAATGCAATGAAAGGAAGATACGAAGCGGGGCTTGCAAATTACGCTGACTTTATTCAGGCACAATATAATCTTGTAAAAAGTCAGACAGACTTGAAAAAAGCATATTGGGATGTTTGGAAAGCGTTGTTGAATGAAGCCGCAACAAAAGGTGATTTGAATATTTTTCTAAAAAACTAAAATGCTGAAACTAATAACATCCGCTTTACGCAAACCCGTTACCATCATAGTTATTTTGTTGGGCATTGTGTTTTTTTCTGTAATGGCAATTCGTAAATTACCGATAGATATTTTACCAAAATTAGGAACACCGACAATTTATGTTGCCCAAACTTATGGAGGACTTTCTCCTTCGCAGATGGAAGGCTTTATAACATCCTATTACGAATATCATTTTCTTTACATCACAGGAATAAAAAATGTAGAAAGTAAAACTATTCAAGGTTTAACTTTAATCAAATTACAATTTCACGAAGGCACAGACATGGCAGCAGCAATGGCAGAAGTAGATGCCTACGCAACCCGTTCCCGTTCCTTTATGCCACCCGGAACTTTGCCGCCTTTTATTATGCGTTACGATGCAGGTTCAGTTCCAGTCGGGCAATTAGTTTTCAGCAGCACAACCCATCCGCTAAATGAAATTCAGGATTTGGCTTTGTTCAAAGTGCGACCATTGTTTGCAGCACTTCCCGGAGTTTCAGCACCACCACCTTTCGGAGGCAATCAGCGTTCGGTAATTATTAAGGCAGACCCTGACCGTTTGAAAAGTTACAGCATTACACCCGATGAATTAGTAACTGCAATTGCAAAAAACAATTCTATTTCACCTGCGGGAAATGTGCGTGTTGGCGATTACACAATGATAAGTCCGAGTAATTCTGTTGTTGACAATATTCAGGAGTTAGGAGATATTCCTCTGAAAGTTGGAAGCGGAACTTCTGTTTATGTCAGAGATGTTGCGACAGTTCAAAACGGTGCAGATGTAACAACGGGCTATGCTTTAATAAATGGAAAGCGTTCCGTTTATATTCCTGTTACAAAAAGAGCCGATGCTTCAACTTGGGATGTAGTTCAAAATATTAAAAAAGCATTGCCCGATTTGCAAGCCGCAATTCCTGACGACATAAAAGTTTCTTACGAGTTTGACCAAAGCGGTTATGTAATTAATTCTCTTACGAGTTTAATCTTAGAGGGCTTGCTTGGTGCGTTGCTCACAGGTTTAATGGTTTTACTTTTTCTGCGTGACTGGCGTTCTGCATTAGTAGTTGTAATCACTATTCCGCTTGCTTTGCTTTCAGCAGTCGTTTGTCTTTACCTAATGGGGCAAACAATTAATGTAATGACTTTGGGAGGACTTGCACTTTCAATTGGCATTTTGGTTGATGAGGCGACTGTTACAATCGAAAATATTCACAGTCATTTAGAATCTGGTAAACCAAAAGCAAGAGCCATTATAGATGCTTCAAAAGAAATATCATTGGCTAAGTTGCTAATTTTACTGAGCATTTTGGCTGTGTTTGTTCCTTCTTTTTTTATGAGTGGTGCACCAAGAGCAATGTTTTTACCGCTGTCGCTTGCAGTTGGTTTTTCATTGATTGCATCTTTTTTACTCTCACAAACTTTCGTTCCCGTTTTTGCAAACTATATTTTATCCGACAAAAAACATTCAGCCGTTAATGATTGGTTTCAGAAAGTAAGAACACGGTTTGAAAATTTCTCCAATCGTTTTTCACGATATAATAAATATGTAGTCCTCACTTATTTTATTCCTGCATTACTCATTATTTTTCTTGCGTATCATTTTATCGGAACAGAAATATTTCCCAAAGTGGATGCAGGACAATTTCAAGTAAGAGTGAGTATGCCTGCGGGAACACGAATAGAAAGAACAGAAGATGCAACGAAGAAAACACTTTCAATAATTGATTCGTTGGCAGGAAAAGGAAATGTAGAAATCACTTCTGCATTCGTTGGATTACAACCGCCAACCTATGCAATCAATCCGATTTATTTATGGACAAGCGGACCGCAGGAAGCAGTGATAAAAGTTAATCTGAATAAAAATTCAGGAATCAGCATTGAAAAATTCAAAGAAAAATTAAGAGAAAATTGTAAGCAACAAATTCCTTCTCTTAAACTTTCATTTGAGCCAGCCGACCTTGTTGACCAAGTGATGAGCCAAGGTTCTAACACTCCGATTGAAGTGGTGATACAGGGAAAAAATCTTTCGCAGAGCCGTGATTATGCAGAGCAAATCAAAAAACAATTGGAAGGAATTTCTTATTTGCGAGATGTGCAGATAACACAGCAGTTAGATTACCCGACACTGCAAATAAATTATGACCGTGTGCGGACAGGACAAATGGGTTTGACTGTTGACGAAGCAAATAAATCATTGGTTGTAGGAACTTATTCAAGTCGTTTAACGCAACCCGTTTATTGGTTGGACAAAACAACAGGAACTTCTTATCAGGTGCAGGTAGAATATCCTCAATTCAAAATGAACAGTGCCGACCAGATTGAGCAAATTCCTGTTTCAACAAAAAATGGAAATGAAATTTTTCTTCGTGACATTGCCGACTGGAAAAAAATTACAACACCCGGAGAATATGACCGAATCAATCAGCAGCGTTATCTAACTGTTACTGCAAATCTCAATCACAAAGATTTAGGTTCGGCAATAAAAGATGTAGATGAAAAAATAAAAAACATTGGTGAGTTGCCGACAGGAATAAAAATTTATCAGCGTGGACAATCCGATTTACTAACTCAAACTTTGTTTGAACTTTCAACAGGTTTGTTGTTAGCCATCATAGTAATTTTTCTTTTGCTTGCAGCAAATTTTCAATCGTTCAAATTATCACTCAAAGTTCTTTCAGTAGTGCCTGCTGTAATTGCTGGTTCATGGTTACTTTTATTGTTGTGCGGAAAATCATTAAACATTCAATCGTTCATGGGAAGCATCATGGCAATTGGTGTTGCCGTATCAAACGCAATTCTTTTAGTGAGCAACGCAGAACAATTACGAAAACAAAATGCCGAGCATCCTAACTTCGGATTGGTTGCAGCTAAAAGCAGGTTGCGACCAATCTTAATGACAACTTTTGCAATGATAGCGGGAATGATTCCAATGGCAATCGGCTTAGGAGAAGGAGGAGAACAAACTTCACCTTTAGGAATTGCAGTAATCGGAGGACTTATACTTTCAACAACCACCTCTTTATTTATCGTTCCCGGAATTTATCACAGCATCATCGGAACAAAAAAATATAAGAGTGGTTCGCTTGACCCTGACGATGCTGAAAGCAAATATTTTAATTCATAAAATAATACACGAATGAAAAAATTAAAAATAATAATTGCAGTTGCCACATTTTTTTGTGCAGCATGTTCAAATAAAAATTCGGACAAGAATGATGCTGCAAATAATTCCGCACCAATAAATGTGAAAGCATTTATTCTGAAATCCGATTCCATAAAAAAACAAATTTCATTGCCCGGTGAAATTCTTCCTTACGAGAAAGTTCAAATCCGTTCCAAAGTTTCAGGTTATGTTGGGAAGATAAATGTGGACATTGGTTCGGAAGTAAAAAAAGGACAAGTGCTTGTAATCATTGAAGCACCCGAAATAAAATCAAAATCAATTGAAGCATTAGGAAAAAAGAACAGTGCCGAATCAAAATTTTTATCAAGCAAAGATTCTTATGAACGCTTACTAAAAGCATCTGCAATCAAAGGAGCAATTTCTGAAAATGATTTGCAAGTAGCGAAAAATAAATTCATGGCTGACAGTTCCGAATTTCAGGCAGCACTTTCTGCATATCAATCTTACAAGGAAATGGAAAGTTACTTGACCATCACTGCACCCTTCAACGGAACAATTACAAAAAGAAATGCTGATGAAGGTGCATACATTGGCAATCCCACCGACAAACCTATTTTAGAAATGGAAAATGATAACACACTTCGCTTGCGTGTTGCAGTTCCCGAAGCATTGGTAGGAATAAAATTGTTAGACAATAAAGTTCAGTTCACCACAAGAGGAATTCCCGACAAAAAATTCACAGCAACTTTAAGTCGCAAAGCAGGAAGCATTGATGTAGCCACCCGTAGCGAAGTTTGGGAATTTGAAGTGAACAACGAAAACAAAATTATTAAGTCAGGAATGTTTGCCGATGTAAAATTGACGGTGGTTAGAGAAGGAAAATCTTTAGTAGTTCCATTTTCAGCCGTGCTCACAACACTTGAAAAGAAAGTAGTGATAAGAATTTCCAACGGCAAAACAGAATGGATAGACATTTCACAAGGAATAAATCTCCCCGACAAAACAGAAATTTTCGGCAACATAAACCTTGGCGACACCCTTGTATTAAAAGCAAACGAAGAACTGAAAACTGACACAAAAGTGATTGCGAAATTTGAATAAAGCAGTTGACTTAATTATGTTAACTATTTCAATCATCAGATTAATCCTACAATTTTTATCGTGAAATATTTTCCATGCCTTATATTAGACTTGTTCTGGTGTAAGTAATTGATAGTCAAAAGTAGTAGCTTGTAGAAAAAAGAGAAAATGGGTATATCATATACGTCGATACGAAGTGAACGGCAATGGCGATCGAGCACAGGTCTGACCGAAGAGCAATTTAAAAAATTGGTGAGATTATTTGGGGAAGCCTACGAAGAAATGTTTGGAGAGTCCTTGACAAGACGTCAGGAAAACCAGGCTTCGCCCTCGACGTTTCAGACGTATGAATCGTTGCTATTTTTTGGACTGTTTAGCATCAAAAGTGGGTTAAGCTATGACCTTCTGGGCTTGAGTTTTGACCTGGCGCCCTCGAATGCGCATGCAACGCAGGGGATGTGTTTAACGGTTCTACAGGCCGCGCTGGCGCGAGGGGGCTATCTGCCGCGGCGGGAATATGCCACCGAAGAAGACTTTATGGAACACTGGAAAACGGAATCCGATATCATCATCGATGCAACCGAGCAACGGATCCAACGCCCTGTGAATCAACAGGATCAGAAAGATTTATACAGTGGAAAAAAAAGACCCATACCCTGAAAATGATGATTTTTGCCAACGCAGATAAATGCATCCGTTACCTCAGTTATGCCTATCAGGGCACTTGTCATGACTTTACGATTTTGAAAATGGAGTTGCAGCCGGAAAAGGGGGGATGGTTGGATCACCAGACGGTCCACGTTGATTTGGGCTATCAGGGAATCGAGAAAATCTATCGCATGGGACAACTGCAAATCCCGGAGAAGAAAAAGAAGAAAACAGCTTTGAGCGAAGAGCAGAAAAAGTGCAATCGGGAGAAAAGTTCTTTTCGGGTAAAGGTGGAAAATTCCATCGCCGGAATGAAACGATTTCGCTTTATGAGTGATCGTATCCGGACAAAAAATATCTGTTTTTACAATAAAGTCGCCGGAATTTCCGCCGGTTTA
Proteins encoded in this region:
- a CDS encoding chromate resistance protein, which codes for MKWITRERPKIDRIACPWLIKRFIDKNAEIIYVPFNEVITKASELKATPFDVPDVEFTHYNDHCTFDYFIKKYKITDPALHTVAIIVRGADTDRHDIANQSSGLWAISAGLSQNIKDDHQLLEKGFIIYDALYTWAKYLQNEIHTQSPFENLLLDVFNKFLKEKAGTKKKTPSWAKELKEILQDQIDTNLALSLKEISKNLDVNPSYLSREFSKYFEDLSYGEYIRKLRIEKAIQLIHSPKYSLTEIAYLTGFSDQSHFTRIFKKHTGKNPSVFRKNILKSKPHTKS
- the mnmH gene encoding tRNA 2-selenouridine(34) synthase MnmH, yielding MAESEFIPIVDVRSPGEFFAGHIPGAVNIPIFDNEERKTVGILYKQRGREEAILKGLEIVGPKMAGFVHNALALTTQKKLNVHCWRGGMRSESMALLWKTVGFEVNVLPGGYKAYRQKVLSDFEQPLQLIVLGGKTGSGKTEILQELKKAGEQIIDLESLACHKGSSFGAIGQLPQPSVEQFENNLHQAFLQLDSRRRIWVEDESHAIGRVYIPHPFWTQMVAAPVMVVEVPLQERVKRLINEYAGAPKEEISDALLRIQKRLGGQQLKQAMKSLNENDFATGAEIALQYYDKTYSHGLSQRSPSQIHTLAVGQDNPKITAIQLIEYCQQLPR
- a CDS encoding PepSY-like domain-containing protein, with the translated sequence MKYIISLMGFLMILGFSSAQQKTIKQSKVPQNVQDALKTKFPDATKNKWTIENNSYTAKCKQGKKKLYAAFSADGKWLKTTVIIQWKEVPEVVKTAYNISTNKNANEKWKTEKVTQIDSSDGTTIYVVEMDNEWFIPSDSDAPNETCEIYISSTGKIIKTIRKG
- a CDS encoding ADP-ribosylglycohydrolase family protein translates to MIGAIIGDIVGSRFEKKNLKSKDFELFTKQSRFTDDTVLTIAIADCILNSKGYEKTVKKYGRTYPFAGYGGAFKKWLAGITSGPYNSWGNGSAMRVSPVGFAFDEVEKVLEEARKSAVITHNHEEGIKGAQAIALSVFLAKNGSKKQEIKEFIEVKFGYDLNRTIDEIRLVYEFDVSCQGSVPESIIAFLESDSFEDAIRTAISIGGDSDTIASMTGAISEAYYKSVPQEFIEKMNEYLPKEFRKIIEEFKNKYST
- a CDS encoding chromate resistance protein; the encoded protein is MKWITRERPKIDRIACPWLIKNFVDKEAEFIYVPTEQVLTKAKELDAIPFDIPKVEYSHEGEFCTFDTIIKKHNLTDPALHQLAVIVRGADTDRFDLAKQAAGLWAISAGLSHNIKDDHEMLKVGMKIYDALYSWAKYVSDERHTWNPNLKV
- a CDS encoding TolC family protein; this translates as MTDIKITKPFITLLVLLVTTSNFLFAQQTGLLTIQDATQFVAKNYPALKAKQADFNAAEKNISLAKISLVPSLDASYQFNYSTYNNITGLFFPQGILPISGPPSATNNYSGTVGSAGSLYMNWQPITFGLRTAQIKLANADASNKNYDLQNEIFKQQLNLISVYLDALVTDEVVKVYQENLQRTNFNFSLSKSLTVSGLRPGVDTALFAAEKAKAEIDLMNVQKQFSVQQIILSQQLGSDSVKISMDTTYFHHLPKAFDNTAKISSHPFYNLYLSQVEYQKAKEKTIKLDVLPKLNLWGITYARGSGAGSNTPTDGFTFSRYNYGAGVQLTMPLLHFADVRLKYKQQQFLTQSFEEKLNQVDLDLRKQQEISDTTYANAIRIISKTEIQLSASQYAYNAMKGRYEAGLANYADFIQAQYNLVKSQTDLKKAYWDVWKALLNEAATKGDLNIFLKN
- the selD gene encoding selenide, water dikinase SelD, which codes for MIQPDQIRLTQYSHGAGCGCKISPKVLESILHTTQQILPNPNLLVGNESRDDAAVYDLGDGTAIISTTDFFMPIVDDGFDFGRIASVNAISDVYAMGGTPMLAIAILGWPVDKLPPEAARAVLEGARAACAEAKIPLAGGHSIDSPEPIFGLAVTGRVNVANIRKNTGGLPGCKLFLTKPLGVGVLTTAMKKGILKDEHKDIARDSMIKLNQAGEIFARYAYVKAITDVTGFGLLGHLAEMCEGSRLSAVVYASQVPVIPEAKLYIEQNAIPGGTHRNWDSYGHKVSEISDYQKNILCDPQTSGGLLIAVVGEYENEFTQLARSLGMELTSFGYLTNKQDVLIEVK